GCTTCTACACGAACTCTGACTGCAACCAATTTTGACAACCTGACTAATTAATATACAATACTGATAAACTAAGACTACGGCTAGTCTATTAACCAAACGGTCCAAACCTAACAACTcacgcgagagagagagagtttgagaggTGCTTCTAGGAAGATAGTGGGCtgattttaattatgataataaaacataaaaagatgaggattttaattaataaactagttcaattttttttttgttaaaataaccGTAAGTATTGGAGATGCTTATGATAAATTGACCAGTTGTAGGAGTTTATGTCATTTGGCTAGCTGAAATAGCAAAAAACTAGTAAAAAACCCGTGGGTTACTACAAGACTTGAATGCACTAACCTTAACCACATGAATAATTTTCACACAATAATTTAAAAGACGGTGTAGTACGTAAGAACTAATGAAGTGAAATTTTGCTTGCTATATATGGATATGCATGCTATAAGAAAGCATTCATTTGTAGATCGTACTGTGCTAGCAGTATTATACTCATAGTTTCAAGTGGTCAGCCCACTACTTGGGGGAAAACTGAAAAAGGGAAACCAGAAACGTAGAAGACATAATATTTGAGCATCTGGCAGGAATAGTAAGTTTCTGAAAAAACTAGTTGAAGAACCGATTGAATGACTTTACACTTAACCCACTGGTTGAAGAGcaattttggatttttgtttGGTATTGTCGGACACTCCTCCACAAAGTCActtcttttcccttcttttttctgATCACCCAGGTCGCAATTAACCTTAGAAGTCctgaaattaaacacaaaaacaaaattcgaTCAGCACGAAATATCAATTGGACGGGAGTCGAAAGCAAATCTATGACTTTAGCAAACATGCATATTATTTTCTTAGTCCAAATATGAATTTGACATCATCTCGTGTAAAACCACCAACCAATATCACCTCTCAAAGAAATTATACATAGAAGAAAACGAATGCTTACCCAACAATCTCTGAATTTAATTGCAGATTGTTCAATTGTGAACCGGAATCTGTGCTTTCTTTCCCTCTCGACTTTGAACTCTGCttcattttttacaaaaatcacaaatcaaatcaacaaaaattagtaaaaaacTTCATCTTGGTAATCGAAAAGCGAAGATTAAATACCCAAAATATACTAATAAACATTAAACACCATAATACATCCGGAAAAGCCCAAATTTCAAAAACCTAAACACCATAATTATATTGGGAAAAATCTTAAATCCTTCATTGCAACAAACCCCAAAACCCAATTACTGTTCCAGGTGGCATGCACAGttttttgttataagaaaaGAGTAACCCCAATCCCAAATTAAGCAGAGAAATCACTTCATAATCCCTAAATACTGGAAAGAAGGAATCTTTGAAAGGGAAGCTTCCGGGTGGCATACACAGATTTTTATTATAAGAAAAAAGTAACCCCAATTCCAAATTAAGCAGAGAAATCACTTCATAATCCCTAAATACTGGAAAGAATGAATCTTTGAAAGGGAAGCTCACCACTGCTATCATAGGGCGTGAGCACAGACAGCTTTGGAGGCTGCaaacaaaaaccccaaaaaacaaaaaaccaggGTCTCCtgaaactgaaaacaaaaccaaattaaacaacCACACGTAGAATCACAGGCTACAAACAAAACCCCCAACACAATCCCAAATGGAAGGAAAGGGTAAATGCAAGAAGAAGAGATGTGACAGAGGGAGAGATACAATCCCTCAACCCCACCCTCTCTGTGCAGCCAACACACTTGTTCCCTCAACCCTACCCTCAAACCGAGCACCCAATCAACTCTCTTTCTGTCCCCCCTAATCGTGCACCCGCCCTCACCCTTTCTCTGCAACCAACCCCCTCCCCTATCTCCCCCAAATCACGCCCCCACAACATCCCATCGGTGAAGAATCAAATCCAAAAGTAAATTGCAGTTACCTATTATGGTAGGATTAAAATAAGAATCTCCAAATAGAAAGACAAAGGATATAATACAACAGATAGCTCACCAAAAAGGTGTAGCCCTTTCACAATGGTGATACATTTCTGCTTATTACACATGGCTTTTTCAATTGTAATTTCTTGCTTCTCCTGTAGAAATAAAAACACAACAGAACAGATTTCATTAACCACTCATACCTATTCCATCTCtatctatatataaatattgaTTATGATCACATTTTGATCATCGACATAAAATACAAATCATTGTATATTTGCACAATCAAATATTTATGGAACTCACAACCGAGAGCCAGAGCTTCAATTCCTGTGAAACCACCCTTCTCTCAAACCCTTGGCGACAAATGCTTACATCATCTATACTGTAAACTTGATCAATCAATCAAAGATTtataaaacttttgaattttaacttCAATTACAACATGCAGACCGAAAATTGATCCAAATCAAAGTTGAAGAATCCTAATAAGAACAAAGGCGCTAAACTATAGAACTTGGGTATTTCTTAAAACCCCAAACCCATGATATTTTAAATCCTTAAATTTTCTGAGCACCGAAACAATATCAAACTAACATGATTAAAGAAATTGCTAATTACAAATGGGGAAAACTACAGCCCATGGGTAGTTCCTAAAATCCCATCATGTTTTCAATTCCAAAATTTCTCGTCATTTAGGAAACCCACTAAGCTTGTCTGCCCTGTACTGTGCACCTaataatggaaagaaaaaaataagataaaaaaattacatagcTATTGGGCCATAACTGCATCCTATCTAAAACGCACTAAAATGCCAGAGATAAAGTTTGGAACTCAGCATTGTATAACATTTACAGATGACAACCAATGTAAATTTGTGAAAAGCGAAACCACCCCATTGTTTTGAATGTTGTTATTTTGGAAAACCTTGCAAATCACAATGAATAGCATCTGATAACCTTAAATAGGGATTTCAACTCACCATCCTCCTTTAGCACAGAGCAACTCGCTTCCTTAGCAAAGTAACAAACCGGAATAACACACTCCTGTTGAAGAATGTATCCATTGCCAAAAGAAAGTGCACATTAAAGAGCACCAAAAAGCCAAACACTTTCAAGACTGTCAAACAAATTTCAGTTCAAGGGTTTGAACCCATTGATCTTACTGCAAACATACAAAGGACAGAAGTAAAAACGCAGAACGAATACTCTTAAAAATACAAACTTAAAATATTACCCATCATGCTAGCCGCTTCTTCTAACAGAATTACTTTCACCTTTCTAATAtcatagtattttttttcatttctgtaATCAATATCGTCCAATCTttgaatttttcattaaattggatggTAGAGTGTAGAGCCTAAAAAATGTTAGGCAGGCTGCTACAAAGATAGTAAAGCCCAACGGCTCCATCTAACTCGCCAATTGCTAAACGTTAAATTTCTTGAACTACACCTATGACAAATACCCCAACAGTTAGAGAACACTGGACATTCGTTGTACTCAATCTACATATATCCCAGGACCAAGAGAGTTATGAAGAAACAGAAATGAAACTGTACAGCAGGTATACAGCAGGGAACAAACACTATGAAACTGGCACTCAAGTACTGTAAGGAAAATCAGATTAGCATTCATCTAACCAGAGCTTCTAGCTGCTAACAATTAGTtgttaaaaccctaacactaaTCAAGCAATCCTGCACATATATCTAGCATTCTTCGCATCCCGCCACTAATAAAATGCATTCAAGCGCGTAGTAGCAGCTTACGTATGATAAACAGAAAAAGGAAATGGAAACATGAGTTTAGTAAAAATgagaataaatcaaataaagccGAAAAAGAAAGACTGGTACAAGAGCTGCATAAATTAAATAGCCTTCTACAACATACAAAAGAGATTGAGAAATCTAATTCAGCAATTCCTTTTCCTAATTAGGTCTGGTAATTTAGCCAAAACCTTAGTACatcctttaaaaaataaaactcacaGCCCCTGTTTGGTTGCAGAGAAAACGAAGTATGGAAAAATAGACAATATATTTCCATTAAATTACTCAGTTAAATCAAATAACAGGTCCTTTCCatgaaatgaaaaacaaatcaTTCAGAATTATATAACAATTACTAAACTAAGTAAACCTTGAGGCCTTGGAGATAATCTAATGTCCAACGTACGAACTCTTCAAATACCTAACTTGCAACCGGCAACACAAATCCTGTGGCAGCTCGTGCTCCCACCACAAACACACGACCAGGTCCATCATcctgataaaataaaataaaaaattccagGAACCACCATCATATCCAGTTAGTCAAATTTCAGCTCCaagtgaattaaaaataatatttactcTATAAGCACAAGAAGGGGCATGTAGAGAGAGAATTCTTACCAAGTACCAGGGAACTTCTTTACTCATTGAAAGCATCAAAGCATAATCCTGTATCCATGAGCCAGCACCATTgtgtttcaaaaaaatgttgttCTGCCTGAAGAAGATAAACAATATAGTTAATTACCAATCACACGAAAACACAACCAACGAAAGCATCCAAATATGTTCTTTAGAGTTATGATTTGTGTACTGTTTCCTCCACAACTACACCTCGTAAAACAGTGAACTCACAGTTGATGGGGGTTTCAGAGCTAACTCTCCCCGAAACTGCAACCACCAATGGCAATCTACATTCAGAATCCAACAATTTTGCTGAAAAGTCAAAGTAGAAATCAACTCTACTTCAGGGAACAAATCCAAACAAACTAACGGCTAGCACCAGAAAAGTAAATAAATCTATAAATCTTCTCCCACCAAATGTTCCACATGAAAATGCATTTGATTCAAGCAAggcaccaaaacaaaaaaaaatgaagcaaaaaCTAATCTTTCAGTTTCGAAGAAAGGCGCATACCCAATTCCTTTAACTGATTAATCCGAGTGGCAGATTTAAGAATCTCTGCATCCCTGTGTAATCACAAAACACCAAAGTTCAACataccaacaaaaaaaagttactgACAACTTAGAAATGTGCAATTTGATCATCAGTAAagctaatttgatatcgaaaaACAGAGAGAATAAACTGACCTGCCACTGCTCCTGCCAAGAAGGTAAAGAGCAGCTCCACTCAGACAACAACTCAATCCACCCCAAGGTAGCATTTTTAACCACCGCAACGATCGATAAACTAATTCCAAACCCTTGCGCTATTGCCCTCCGCCTTGTTACGCAATACCGGTAGAACCAGGGCTCAAAAACCGGACCCAGAAAGAAATCATACGCGAAAGACTGATCTTTTACGGTGAATTTGATGGAAAGATATGGAATTGAAGTGGGAATTAgggattttgggagagaaagagGGTGATATTATAGGGAAATAGGAAGTCGCAAAGAAAGGGTTCTGGAAAATTTCTGTTTGTTTTCCGGAAAGTTGAAGAGGAAGGAAATTGGGAAGGGGGATTAGGGAATTTACAGTGAGCGAGCGGGGGGAGGTCATATTGTAGGGAAATAGGAACTCGCAAAGGAAGGGTTCTGgaattttctgtttgtttcccgggaaagttgaaaatgaaagaaattggGAGGGGAGATCGGAGCTTAGGGTTTCAGGAAGCAAACGGAAGACGAAGTGCATTTCCATCCCCCACCCTTTCTACGATGGTCGACACATACCCGTAGCTCCCATCTCTCTCCAATCCGTCAGTCCCTCTGTCCCCCTCCTCTCCTCCCCCCAACAACCTTCTGACCGATGCATCAACCACAGGACACCCGGCCCCATGTCCCTCCCGAAAATCCACACCCGAAATCCCGGCGAACCTCTCCCTCTCAACCCTTCTGTCgcccttccctctctctccccgagtcaaAAGCCCAGATCCAGCCCAAAGAGTGAAGACCCGTTCTTAAGCCCAGTGGCTATCTTGTAAATGAAGCGAAGTTTGGGCTGAAATCAGCGCGGTGGTAAACTCAGGCAAAATTTCGGAGTGCGATTCGCCCCcctacttttttttgtttttttgggatAAAACCTTTTGCCAAGAAATGAGACAATTTTATTTCAAACACACACTAGATAACAAAGAAAGGCCCACATACAAAAAAGTACCAGACACACAAATTGACTCCCAACAAAGTTCAACAAAAGAGCCCAACACTAGAGACAAAACAAAAGACGTTTCTTGACCCTAGCATCCATCGCCTTCAAAGTTTTCCCGATCAACCCAGAACCAATCTTCCTGCCAATGCCAAATCCAATCGAGCAACTCCACGGAACCCAACCACGAAAGCTGTCTTGATTGCCCCAATCTCAGCTAGAAGTGGAAGAAGTCTATGGGAACACCCCAAACGACAGTGCCATAGAAGGCAGACAGAGAGAGGGAGGTGGTGTTGTAAACACCCGAGCCGATTAGGCCACCAAAGCTCTACACACCCTCTCAAAAGATTGCAAAAATTTGCGTTGAAATTTGACTACAAATCGAATTGAAAGTATTTGGGGAAGATAGGCTTTGGGTAGAAACATTTTGGTTGAATCAGGAAGAACTGGGGAGAAAACTAACGTAAAAACTAAGAAATAGACAGCGAAATGAAAAGCTCTCTTCCGACCCCCACCACAGCGAGGGTCGTCGGCAACGATGTTATACGGTGGAGAAATTACTCACACAGATGGTGGAAAAGACTCtcaagaagagagaaggaactCTCACATGGAGAGAATTTGAATTTTCCCCAAGATCCTTTGTTCTCCCCCCTACTTTAGACTAAAGCAATTAGTATTGAAGATCTTTTGATCATTCTTACTATTCAGTTTAAAAGATTTTAACATTTTAAAGTAATTTGTATACTAATTAGAATTTAGAATAGATTTAAATTAAGATATAAATATTTTACAAACAACAAAGTATAGTTAATAATTGACCATTGTTTGTCAAgcaattaaattaatagcacaCAACCGcacaagtattttttttttttttaagcacaacaataccaaactagtccTAACTTGACTTGTAGGTGTAAGAACTTTTCAAAATAATGGTCGAAATTCGTCGCATTGTGATGCGACGGTATGGGATTGCTTATCGTCCTGCAATCATTGTTATGGTAGCGTTATCCACAGAGAAAATGTTGTTGTAATGTGGGTGAGGATCATAGACTGATGGGTTTTCGAAATTTGTAAATATAGGCTGCTTAGGTGGTGGAAGATCCTTCTCATTACTTAGCGCGAAAACTACATCCAGCATGGTAGGCCTATCTGCAGCCTTGTCCTGCACACAAAGAAGCCCGATATGCATGCATGTCGTTGCTTCTGATGAGGAATAAGAATCGGCCAACACTTCATCTACAAATTCCAATCCCCTGCCTTCATTCCATAAGTGCCATGCCTGACAAAATTCATATATATTGGCCACAATTTCTAAACTGATCTGCTCATAACTTCAAGTTTATCAGATTTAGAGTGTGAGCTTACATAAGATAGGAAGCCTAGCTGTTCTTCGTTGTGATAGAAGCTGGTACTCTTCCTACCCCCAAGAATCTCCAATAGCAAGACGCCGAAGCTATAGACATCAGATTTTTCAGAAAACATTCCGCCCATGGCATACTCCGGAGACATATAACCACTGACAAGCAATTCATTAATTAGTATTTAGCTATAATATTTCTTCTTTGTGTACTGTCTTAAGAAAAATGTTCTTCCATTAAGAGCCAAAGAAATGATGCTTACAGTGTTCCCACAACCTTGTGAGTATTTGCTGGACTCTGTGTTGCTTCAATGATTCGTGACAAtccaaaatctgaaatttttgggttcattTTCTCATCCAAGAGAATGTTACTGACTTTCAAATCTCTATGTATTATTTTCAAACAGGAATCACGATGGAGATAAAGAAGCCCTCTAGCGACACCCAGAATAATATTGAAGCGTCTACCCCAATCAAGCACTGCTCTCTGTGTTGGATCTAATCACAATACCCAttaaaaatgtacaatttaaaaCAAATAGAACAGAGATTACCAATACCTTAGTTAAAGAACGCGACAGCTAACGAAAAGAAATTGTAGCAAGACATAAAGAGTGCCAGTGAAAGAAACTAACTGAATAGAAGAGTATCCAAGCTTCTGTTTGGCATGAACTCATAAATCAGTAACTTCTCGTCGTCTTTATCGCAGCAACCCAAGATCCTAACAAGATTTTTATGTTGGAGTTTGGAGATCAACAGCACTTCATTCTTGAACTCTTCCATGCCCTGCCTTGAGCTACTAGATAGTCTTTTTACCGCTATTTCCTTCCCTTCTTGCAGCTTACCCTACACGAGGCCGGCGAAAAATTAATCATTAGATTCATATCTGTATCTTGCAGTTGTATACTTGTAGGCTTGTAGCTGTTGTGATAATATAGTATAgatagagaaaaaaatgaatgcGCAATCACCTTGTAAACAGGGCCAAATCCTCCTTCCCCGAGTTTGTTTGTGATACTGAAATTGTTCGTTGCGATTAATATGCTATCGAAATTATAGATGAACAGCTCTGATGGATCATGATTTCCAATATATTCTTGAAGAGTGTCTCTTCCGTTCTCAATTGTATCAGTTAATCTGGCGTTTCCTGATATGGAACACAAGAATCAAAAACCAAGTCAGATCAGCGGACTAACAAATAATTCAGATCAAACCAAGCATTTTTTGCTAGTTTTTTCATATCATTCACATCCATCTCATTCTCTTACCCTTTTTATTATTAGCTTGCAACCTGTGGAAACCAAACCATACAGCACCCAAGATACTAATCAAACAAATTGCTGCAAGGCTGGCAATTAACTTTATTGGCTTTCCTTCAcctgaaaaaattgtttttgtaaCAGAGAAGTTGTGTAAAGCATATAGCTAGCTAATTGGAGCTGTACAAACGATGTTATTATTTACCTAGTTCTGAGCGGTCCAGGCGAATAAAAATATCTTCTCCGCCATAGGCAAATTCCTGTATATCAAGAAGGTCCTTAGACCAGACCAAACAGCCTATGTTATCAACATGTGCATAAGCCAGGCAAGAACAATTTTTTAGGCACTGTGTCCTGCATTTTGGTGCATCTGAAGACTTGATATATTCATGAAAATCTGGTACTTTTAACTGCGTCATCTTCAAAAACCCGTCTTCATTTCTTCTCGAAGCGGCTGACTGACTTGTATTAGTCTCACAAAACAATTTGGTTTGCCTCACACACCCTCCTGTCCTGTTTCCTTTGCTCCATTCCTCGTGTGACTTTGGTACAAACCCTTTCAAACACTTGCATATTGGAGTTGTTGGAGATTCAGAACGTTTGCAAACCCCAAAAGGTCCGCATGCTGCATACTTATCACATGAATTATTTTGTGATACAAAGTCAAGAATCCAGTTCTCTCCACGTTCCGAACACTTATGCAGCTTAAGTGTACCGTCTGAAGAGATGTCTACGTATT
This genomic stretch from Pyrus communis chromosome 2, drPyrComm1.1, whole genome shotgun sequence harbors:
- the LOC137725857 gene encoding uncharacterized protein isoform X4 — encoded protein: MEKQEITIEKAMCNKQKCITIVKGLHLFGDPGFLFFGVFVCSLQSCLCSRPMIAVSSKSRGKESTDSGSQLNNLQLNSEIVGTSKVNCDLGDQKKEGKRSDFVEECPTIPNKNPKLLFNQWVKCKVIQSVLQLVFSETYYSCQMLKYYVFYVSGFPFSVFPQVVG
- the LOC137725857 gene encoding uncharacterized protein isoform X1; its protein translation is MEKQEITIEKAMCNKQKCITIVKGLHLFVSGDPGFLFFGVFVCSLQSCLCSRPMIAVQSSKSRGKESTDSGSQLNNLQLNSEIVGTSKVNCDLGDQKKEGKRSDFVEECPTIPNKNPKLLFNQWVKCKVIQSVLQLVFSETYYSCQMLKYYVFYVSGFPFSVFPQVVG
- the LOC137725857 gene encoding E3 ubiquitin-protein ligase SP1-like isoform X8; this encodes MLPWGGLSCCLSGAALYLLGRSSGRDAEILKSATRINQLKELAKLLDSECRLPLVVAVSGRVSSETPINCRTTFF
- the LOC137725857 gene encoding uncharacterized protein isoform X6; translated protein: MCNKQKCITIVKGLHLFGDPGFLFFGVFVCSLQSCLCSRPMIAVQSSKSRGKESTDSGSQLNNLQLNSEIVGTSKVNCDLGDQKKEGKRSDFVEECPTIPNKNPKLLFNQWVKCKVIQSVLQLVFSETYYSCQMLKYYVFYVSGFPFSVFPQVVG
- the LOC137725908 gene encoding G-type lectin S-receptor-like serine/threonine-protein kinase At1g61550, which produces MFQCLIVLPFREFLIIQMQIRTESSVSAMNSSMFFLFFFSLLLLSRHHCAEVYKISPAQPLSEGQTLVSPGQVFELGFFSPNNNSGDNKYVGIWHKSIFPRKAVWVANREKPIAASDTLASLRISSKGNLELVDGKQNPLWSTNISVLSNGSAASLLDTGNFVVKDDDVGAKPLWQSFDYPSDTLLPNMLLGFDSKSGETNFLTSWKSESDPSTGMFMVGLTPQVPSQIVVWINGSTPYWRTGPWDKSTFIGRPGSDDGYTSGSRLDDNEKEGTKYYSYNFGDTLEYVDISSDGTLKLHKCSERGENWILDFVSQNNSCDKYAACGPFGVCKRSESPTTPICKCLKGFVPKSHEEWSKGNRTGGCVRQTKLFCETNTSQSAASRRNEDGFLKMTQLKVPDFHEYIKSSDAPKCRTQCLKNCSCLAYAHVDNIGCLVWSKDLLDIQEFAYGGEDIFIRLDRSELGEGKPIKLIASLAAICLISILGAVWFGFHRLQANNKKGNARLTDTIENGRDTLQEYIGNHDPSELFIYNFDSILIATNNFSITNKLGEGGFGPVYKGKLQEGKEIAVKRLSSSSRQGMEEFKNEVLLISKLQHKNLVRILGCCDKDDEKLLIYEFMPNRSLDTLLFNPTQRAVLDWGRRFNIILGVARGLLYLHRDSCLKIIHRDLKVSNILLDEKMNPKISDFGLSRIIEATQSPANTHKVVGTLGYMSPEYAMGGMFSEKSDVYSFGVLLLEILGGRKSTSFYHNEEQLGFLSYAWHLWNEGRGLEFVDEVLADSYSSSEATTCMHIGLLCVQDKAADRPTMLDVVFALSNEKDLPPPKQPIFTNFENPSVYDPHPHYNNIFSVDNATITMIAGR
- the LOC137725857 gene encoding uncharacterized protein isoform X7 codes for the protein MLPWGGLSCCLSGAALYLLGRSSGRDAEILKSATRINQLKELDCHWWLQFRGELALKPPSTAEQHFFETQWCWLMDTGLCFDAFNE
- the LOC137725857 gene encoding uncharacterized protein isoform X5, with the protein product MCNKQKCITIVKGLHLFVSGDPGFLFFGVFVCSLQSCLCSRPMIAVQSSKSRGKESTDSGSQLNNLQLNSEIVGTSKVNCDLGDQKKEGKRSDFVEECPTIPNKNPKLLFNQWVKCKVIQSVLQLVFSETYYSCQMLKYYVFYVSGFPFSVFPQVVG
- the LOC137725857 gene encoding uncharacterized protein isoform X2 — its product is MEKQEITIEKAMCNKQKCITIVKGLHLFVSGDPGFLFFGVFVCSLQSCLCSRPMIAVSSKSRGKESTDSGSQLNNLQLNSEIVGTSKVNCDLGDQKKEGKRSDFVEECPTIPNKNPKLLFNQWVKCKVIQSVLQLVFSETYYSCQMLKYYVFYVSGFPFSVFPQVVG
- the LOC137725857 gene encoding uncharacterized protein isoform X3 — protein: MEKQEITIEKAMCNKQKCITIVKGLHLFGDPGFLFFGVFVCSLQSCLCSRPMIAVQSSKSRGKESTDSGSQLNNLQLNSEIVGTSKVNCDLGDQKKEGKRSDFVEECPTIPNKNPKLLFNQWVKCKVIQSVLQLVFSETYYSCQMLKYYVFYVSGFPFSVFPQVVG